The sequence below is a genomic window from Bacteroidota bacterium.
CTTAATCATAAACATTTCCAATCTTAGCGAGCTTGGGTTTATTTATCAATTTTATTTTTCGTCCTTTTAATATTATCAGCTTATCTTCTTTAAACTCAGATAAAAGTCTGATTGTAGATTCGGTTGCAGTACCTACAAGATTGGCTATTTCCTCTCTTGTAAGAGAAACATCAAGATTCCCCTCCTCGTTTATTCCAAAAGTTTTCTCAAGAATAAGCAACATCTCTGCTAATCTCTCTCTTACGGTTTTCTGAGCGAGATTTGTAATTATTTTTCCTGCCTCACCCAATTCATGACAAGCTATTCTCATCAGCTCCATCGAAAAACGTGAATTCAAATCTATAATATCAAATAGCTCCTGCCGTGGCACAAAGCATGCATAAGTATCTTCAAGAGCTGTAATTGAAGCTGAAAGTGGTTCATCACTCAAGATAGATCTATAACCTAACATATCTCCGCTTTTTGCAAAACGAATAATCTGTTCTTTACCTTCTATTCCTAATTTATGTGTTTTGCATTTTCCTTTTTGGATGCAATAAACCCCATTAGGTTTATTACCTTCATGCATTATTATCTGTCCTTTTTTAAAAACAACACAAGTTTTGCTATCAGCAATAATGTCTAACTGTTCTTTAGTCAGTGTATTAAAAGATGTGATGTCCTTTACCGGACACTGGTGGCATCTTACATTATTATCATTACATTCCATGTGGACAAAGATAATTTTTTTTTGATGATAAATGTCATAATTGCTTAAAATTGCATAATCAAATTATTATAACTTTTTATGAGCCTGGAAAAACATAAATGCTATCATTGTGGTGCCGATTGTGCTGATGATTCTATAAAAATAGGAGACAAGATTTTTTGCTGTAACGGTTGTAAAACCGTATACGAAATACTCAATGAGAATGAAATGTGCTCTTACTATAATATTGATGATATGCCGGGGATAACACCCAAAGGAAAATTTAAAGGCAGATTCGACTTTTTATCGAATGAAGATATCTCAAAAAGTTTACTGGATTTTAATGATAACGGAATTAGTGTAGTTACCTTCTTTACACCATCAATGCACTGTAGCTCATGTATATGGTTACTTGAAAATCTTAACAAACTAAATCCGGCAGTAATATCATCTCAGGTTAACTTCCCTAAAAAAACGGTCCGTGTAACATTTAAGGATAGTGACACAGGTTTGCAGGATATAGCCGAATTAATGGCTGCTATTGGATATGAACCGGTCATAAATCTAAATGATTTAGAAAAAGATCAGAAAAAGGTTGACAGGTCATTGATATATAAGGTTGGAGTGGCGGGCTTTTCGTTCGGAAATATAATGTTGCTGGCTCTTCCTGAATATTTCGAGGTAAGCGAATTTTGGCTGGATCAGTTTAAGCCTTTTTTCAGATGGATTATGTTGGCCTTATCAATTCCTGTGCTGGTATATTCCTCGAGCGATTATTTTGTATCTGCATATAAGGGGTTAAAGCACAAATTTATTAATATCGACGTTCCAATTGTTTTAGGAATTCTGGTACTGTTTTTCAGAAGTTCATACGAAGTTATTAGTCATATCGGATCGGGTTATTTTGATTCACTCACCGGATTGGTTTTCTTTTTATTGTTAGGGAAATTTTTTCAGGATAAAACATATAAATCTCTCTCTTTCGACAGAGATTACAAATCATATTTTCCCGTTGCTGTTACCAGAATATCAAACGGAAAAGAAGAAAATGTACAGGTTTCAAAATTAAATCCAACTGATAGAATATTGATAAGAAATGAAGAACTGATACCTTCCGATTGTGTTTTGATCAAAGGAAATGCTATGATAGATAATTCTTTTGTCACAGGAGAGGCTAAACCGGTTTCAAAAAAAGTTGGGGATAAAATATTTGCCGGGGGGAAACAAATTGGTGAAGCTATAGAACTGGAAGTAATTAAAACCGTATCTCAAAGTTATCTGACTCAATTGTGGAATCACGATGTTTTTAGCAAAGATAATGGTGATAATTTTAAATCACTTACTGACAGTATCTCCAAATATTTTACATTTTTTATTTTGGCTCTGGCAAGCGGTGCGGCGGCATACTGGTATTTAACAGGTCACCTGTCAATAGCGGTTAATGTATTTACAGCCGTCTTAATAGTAGCGTGTCCGTGCGCTCTGGCTCTTTCTTCTCCGTTTACAATGGGAAACATGTTGAGAATTTTTGGCAGGAACAGATTTTATGTAAAAAATGCCGAAACCTTAGAAGAAATTGCCAAGATTGATCACGTTGTTTTTGATAAAACAGGAACTATCACACAAAATGAAAAATCAAAAATTACTTTTACCGGAGATGAATTAAACAGCGATGAGAAAATAAAGTTAAAATCTATTCTTCGTCAATCAAACCACCCTTTGAGCAGAACATTATATGATAACATTTTTGCTTTTGGCAATGCCGAAACATCAT
It includes:
- a CDS encoding Crp/Fnr family transcriptional regulator; this encodes MECNDNNVRCHQCPVKDITSFNTLTKEQLDIIADSKTCVVFKKGQIIMHEGNKPNGVYCIQKGKCKTHKLGIEGKEQIIRFAKSGDMLGYRSILSDEPLSASITALEDTYACFVPRQELFDIIDLNSRFSMELMRIACHELGEAGKIITNLAQKTVRERLAEMLLILEKTFGINEEGNLDVSLTREEIANLVGTATESTIRLLSEFKEDKLIILKGRKIKLINKPKLAKIGNVYD
- a CDS encoding heavy metal translocating P-type ATPase metal-binding domain-containing protein, whose translation is MSLEKHKCYHCGADCADDSIKIGDKIFCCNGCKTVYEILNENEMCSYYNIDDMPGITPKGKFKGRFDFLSNEDISKSLLDFNDNGISVVTFFTPSMHCSSCIWLLENLNKLNPAVISSQVNFPKKTVRVTFKDSDTGLQDIAELMAAIGYEPVINLNDLEKDQKKVDRSLIYKVGVAGFSFGNIMLLALPEYFEVSEFWLDQFKPFFRWIMLALSIPVLVYSSSDYFVSAYKGLKHKFINIDVPIVLGILVLFFRSSYEVISHIGSGYFDSLTGLVFFLLLGKFFQDKTYKSLSFDRDYKSYFPVAVTRISNGKEENVQVSKLNPTDRILIRNEELIPSDCVLIKGNAMIDNSFVTGEAKPVSKKVGDKIFAGGKQIGEAIELEVIKTVSQSYLTQLWNHDVFSKDNGDNFKSLTDSISKYFTFFILALASGAAAYWYLTGHLSIAVNVFTAVLIVACPCALALSSPFTMGNMLRIFGRNRFYVKNAETLEEIAKIDHVVFDKTGTITQNEKSKITFTGDELNSDEKIKLKSILRQSNHPLSRTLYDNIFAFGNAETSSFEEIPGKGIKALIEGDEYWIGSAELVNEKNGIDLNQTRVYVKIKSSLKGYYLFENTYRDNLADVFNAFSDAKISILSGDNSGEKENLKKITPLGTELIFNQKPEGKLNFIEELQNSNEKVMMVGDGLNDAGALMQSNVGVTVSENINSFSPACDAILDAEVFDKFPTFIKLSYQARKVVISSFVLSFLYNSVGLYFAVNGLLSPIVAAILMPISSISVVVFVTAITNYLAKKNNL